A region from the Microcella frigidaquae genome encodes:
- a CDS encoding Txe/YoeB family addiction module toxin, producing the protein MSRTVAFDPDGWDDYVYWQTQDRKTLKRLNQLIADVQRDPFAGIGKPEPLKHILSGAWSRRIDDVHRLVYLVTDDHIVILQARLHY; encoded by the coding sequence ATGAGCCGCACCGTCGCCTTCGACCCGGACGGGTGGGACGACTACGTGTACTGGCAGACCCAGGACCGCAAGACGCTCAAGCGCCTCAACCAGCTCATCGCCGACGTCCAGCGCGACCCGTTCGCTGGCATCGGCAAGCCGGAACCGCTCAAGCACATCCTCTCCGGGGCGTGGTCACGCCGCATCGACGACGTCCACCGGCTCGTGTATCTCGTCACCGACGACCACATCGTGATCCTGCAGGCGCGCCTGCACTACTGA
- a CDS encoding type II toxin-antitoxin system prevent-host-death family antitoxin, translated as MTAISATEARKTLFGIIQQVNDDHSAVEVVSKHGNAVILSKADYDAMTETAYLLRNPANAERLLAAIERARRGEFEQRTLTDD; from the coding sequence GTGACCGCGATCAGCGCCACCGAAGCGCGCAAGACGCTCTTCGGCATCATCCAGCAGGTCAACGACGACCACAGCGCGGTCGAGGTCGTCTCGAAGCACGGCAACGCGGTCATCCTGTCGAAGGCCGACTACGACGCCATGACCGAGACCGCGTACCTTCTGCGCAACCCCGCGAACGCCGAGCGCCTGCTCGCCGCGATTGAGCGCGCGAGGCGTGGAGAGTTCGAGCAGCGCACGCTCACCGACGACTAG
- a CDS encoding NADH:flavin oxidoreductase/NADH oxidase: MTSALFSPLTLRPALPGELTLRNRLWVSPLCQYTVVEQDGVPTDWHLVHLGSFARGGAGLVVAEATAVVPEGRISPHDTGIWNDAQVAAWRRVTDFIHTQGAAAGIQLAHAGRKASVYPEWGAMSTGASGSGTVPVELGGWQTVSASAIAFEGYAEPVALDAQGIHDLVTAFATAARRSVEAGFDLVEIHAAHGYLLHQFLSPLSNRRDDEWGGSLENRARLLLDIVRAVRAAVDVPILVRFSASDWVDDDWLAAHDLADSGLAGWNEHDTAIVAAWAQDAGADLFDISSGGLVRARIEVGPGYQVPFAETVSREGDVLVNAVGLITEPAQAEEIVASGRADAVMMGREFMRDPHAALRFARALGVEVDGVPVGTPPQYRRAYR; encoded by the coding sequence GTGACCTCCGCACTGTTCTCCCCCCTGACCCTCCGCCCCGCGCTGCCCGGTGAGCTGACCCTGCGCAACCGCCTCTGGGTGTCCCCGCTGTGCCAGTACACGGTCGTCGAGCAGGACGGCGTGCCGACCGACTGGCACCTCGTGCATCTCGGCTCGTTCGCCCGCGGCGGTGCGGGCCTCGTCGTCGCCGAGGCGACCGCGGTCGTCCCAGAGGGGCGCATCAGCCCGCACGACACCGGCATCTGGAACGACGCGCAGGTCGCCGCCTGGCGCCGCGTCACCGACTTCATCCACACGCAGGGCGCGGCCGCGGGCATCCAGCTGGCGCACGCCGGGCGCAAGGCCTCCGTCTACCCCGAGTGGGGCGCGATGAGCACCGGCGCCTCCGGCTCGGGCACGGTGCCCGTCGAGCTCGGCGGCTGGCAGACCGTGTCGGCCTCGGCGATCGCGTTCGAGGGGTACGCCGAGCCGGTCGCGCTCGATGCGCAGGGCATCCACGACCTCGTGACGGCGTTCGCGACTGCCGCGCGCCGTAGCGTCGAGGCGGGCTTCGACCTGGTCGAGATCCACGCCGCCCACGGCTATCTGCTGCACCAGTTCCTCTCGCCGCTGTCGAACCGCCGCGACGACGAGTGGGGCGGCAGCCTCGAGAACCGCGCCCGCCTGCTGCTCGACATCGTGCGCGCGGTGCGCGCCGCCGTCGACGTGCCGATCCTCGTGCGGTTCTCGGCGAGCGACTGGGTCGACGACGACTGGCTCGCCGCGCACGACCTCGCCGACTCGGGCCTGGCGGGGTGGAACGAGCACGACACCGCCATCGTCGCCGCCTGGGCGCAGGATGCGGGGGCCGACCTGTTCGACATCTCCTCGGGTGGTCTCGTGCGCGCGCGCATCGAGGTGGGCCCCGGCTACCAGGTGCCCTTCGCCGAGACGGTGAGCCGCGAGGGCGACGTGCTCGTCAACGCGGTCGGGCTCATCACCGAGCCCGCCCAGGCCGAGGAGATCGTCGCCTCCGGCCGTGCCGACGCCGTCATGATGGGCCGCGAGTTCATGCGCGACCCGCACGCGGCCCTGCGCTTCGCTCGCGCCCTCGGCGTCGAGGTCGACGGAGTGCCCGTCGGCACGCCGCCGCAGTACCGCCGCGCCTACCGCTGA
- a CDS encoding ADP-dependent NAD(P)H-hydrate dehydratase, which translates to MSDERELTPAEAAALVRVPTPDHAKYARGVLGMLTGSSRYPGAAVLGVEAALRTGVGMVRYLGPARAADLVLQRRPEAVTAPGRVQAWVIGSGMGLLSAAADGEIEEAPEPETAERVRGALASGHPLIIDAGAIAPTVLAAARGPVIITPHAGELARLSGVDVAAVRADPGAAARAAAARFGVAVLLKGHTTRVVAPGGPMLVARQAPTWLATAGAGDALAGILGALTATHAAATLAGQPVDLPQLARLGAAAAVLHGLAAARASAGGPLTVLDLCAALPATVAALLDAADR; encoded by the coding sequence GTGAGCGACGAGCGCGAGCTGACCCCGGCTGAGGCCGCCGCCCTCGTGCGCGTGCCGACGCCCGACCACGCCAAGTACGCGCGGGGCGTGCTCGGCATGCTGACCGGCTCGAGCCGGTATCCGGGCGCCGCGGTGCTCGGAGTCGAAGCCGCGCTGCGCACCGGCGTGGGCATGGTGCGGTACCTCGGGCCCGCGCGGGCTGCCGACCTCGTGCTGCAGCGCCGCCCCGAGGCCGTCACGGCGCCGGGCCGCGTGCAGGCGTGGGTCATCGGGTCGGGCATGGGCCTGCTCAGTGCGGCCGCCGACGGGGAGATCGAGGAGGCCCCCGAGCCGGAGACCGCCGAGCGGGTGCGGGGGGCGCTCGCGAGCGGGCATCCGCTGATCATCGACGCCGGGGCGATCGCGCCGACCGTGCTCGCCGCCGCGCGCGGACCGGTCATCATCACCCCACACGCGGGCGAGCTCGCGCGCCTCTCGGGGGTCGACGTCGCCGCCGTGCGCGCCGACCCGGGCGCCGCGGCGCGGGCGGCGGCCGCGCGCTTCGGCGTCGCCGTGCTGCTCAAGGGCCACACCACGCGCGTCGTCGCGCCCGGCGGGCCGATGCTCGTCGCGCGGCAGGCTCCCACGTGGCTTGCGACCGCGGGGGCGGGGGATGCTCTCGCGGGCATCCTCGGAGCCCTCACCGCGACGCACGCCGCCGCCACACTCGCCGGCCAACCCGTCGATCTGCCGCAGCTCGCCCGCCTGGGCGCGGCGGCCGCCGTGCTGCACGGACTCGCCGCCGCGCGCGCGTCGGCGGGCGGCCCGCTCACCGTGCTCGACCTGTGCGCGGCGCTGCCCGCGACCGTCGCGGCGCTGCTCGACGCCGCCGACCGCTGA
- a CDS encoding glycosyltransferase 87 family protein encodes MAAPADTLLRARRLATVVGGSAITLWLVFGAVHLWLGYLNLYGPGLPMGDVTYVYLFWVERGLLGNEWVGIDTSWVYPLLALVPMLAAYLFGPALYGSMWLTIVMMLNAVALVAIIGVQERARHAAIAWWWMLFLVLLGPITLGRIDAITVPVAVVAVMLIARHPKWGGALLAVGAWIKVWPAGVLLAALIALRERGAVMAAAVGTSIVVVAAGIALGGASALLTPITEQTGRGLQVEAPISTVWLWAAAAGEWAGRVYYDQGILTWQVDGAGSAQAAALMTPLLALVVAVIAALGLIAVRRGVDDVVLFPVLALALVMALISVNKVGSPQFATWIAVPIVLGLAWQRWGGVSFRIPAALALVIAALTQVVYPVLYGTLLALETGMLVVLTARNLLYLVLLGWAVGQLVVLCWRPARAAALEPVRAQEGASA; translated from the coding sequence ATGGCCGCGCCCGCTGACACGTTGCTTCGTGCCCGGCGCCTCGCGACCGTCGTCGGCGGCAGCGCGATCACCCTCTGGCTGGTATTCGGCGCCGTGCACCTCTGGCTCGGCTACCTCAACCTGTACGGCCCCGGCCTGCCGATGGGTGACGTCACCTACGTCTACCTGTTCTGGGTCGAGCGCGGCCTGCTCGGCAACGAGTGGGTCGGCATCGACACCTCGTGGGTGTACCCGCTGCTGGCCCTCGTGCCGATGCTCGCCGCCTACCTGTTCGGCCCCGCGCTCTACGGCTCGATGTGGCTGACCATCGTGATGATGCTCAACGCGGTCGCCCTCGTCGCCATCATCGGCGTGCAGGAGCGCGCCCGCCACGCCGCCATCGCCTGGTGGTGGATGCTCTTCCTCGTGCTGCTCGGCCCCATCACGCTCGGCCGCATCGACGCCATCACGGTGCCCGTCGCTGTCGTTGCCGTCATGCTCATCGCGCGGCACCCGAAGTGGGGCGGCGCCCTGCTCGCCGTCGGCGCCTGGATCAAGGTGTGGCCCGCCGGGGTGCTGCTCGCCGCGCTCATCGCCCTCCGTGAGCGTGGCGCCGTCATGGCCGCGGCGGTCGGCACCTCGATCGTGGTCGTCGCGGCGGGCATCGCGCTCGGCGGCGCCTCCGCTCTGCTGACGCCGATCACCGAGCAGACCGGCCGCGGCCTGCAGGTCGAGGCGCCGATCTCGACCGTGTGGCTCTGGGCCGCCGCCGCGGGGGAGTGGGCAGGTCGGGTGTACTACGACCAGGGCATCCTGACCTGGCAGGTCGACGGCGCCGGCAGCGCGCAGGCGGCCGCGCTCATGACCCCGCTGCTCGCCCTCGTCGTCGCCGTGATCGCCGCGCTCGGGCTCATCGCCGTGCGCCGAGGCGTCGACGATGTCGTGCTCTTCCCCGTGCTGGCGCTCGCGCTGGTCATGGCGCTCATCAGCGTCAACAAGGTCGGCTCGCCGCAGTTCGCCACCTGGATCGCCGTGCCCATCGTGCTCGGCCTCGCCTGGCAGCGCTGGGGCGGCGTCTCGTTCCGGATTCCGGCCGCCCTCGCGCTCGTTATCGCCGCCCTCACCCAGGTCGTCTACCCGGTGCTGTACGGCACCCTGCTGGCGCTCGAGACGGGCATGCTCGTCGTGCTCACGGCCCGCAACCTGCTCTACCTCGTGCTGCTGGGCTGGGCGGTCGGTCAGCTCGTCGTGCTGTGCTGGCGGCCGGCCCGCGCCGCCGCGCTCGAGCCCGTTCGTGCTCAGGAAGGAGCATCCGCGTGA
- a CDS encoding thiamine-binding protein, translating to MIVAFSVAPSVSSSSDSVHDAVAAAVRIVRASGLPNRTSSMFTEIEGEWDEVMAVVKAATLAVAEHGTRVSLVLKADYRPGHTGELDGKVQRLEQALAATEAEGTA from the coding sequence GTGATCGTCGCGTTCTCGGTCGCCCCCTCGGTCAGCTCGTCGTCGGATTCGGTACACGACGCGGTCGCGGCCGCCGTGCGCATCGTGCGCGCCTCGGGCCTGCCCAACCGCACCTCGTCGATGTTCACCGAGATCGAGGGGGAGTGGGACGAGGTGATGGCCGTCGTGAAGGCCGCCACCCTCGCGGTCGCCGAGCACGGCACGCGCGTCTCGCTCGTGCTCAAGGCCGACTACCGCCCCGGCCACACGGGCGAGCTCGACGGCAAGGTGCAGCGGCTCGAGCAGGCGCTCGCCGCCACCGAGGCGGAGGGCACCGCGTGA
- a CDS encoding MFS transporter translates to MSRTRVYAALLALALGGFGIGSTEFVAMGLLPDIARDLLPGLYASNAEEAIGQSGWVITAYALGVVVGAPIIAALGGRMPRRRLLLWLAAGFTVGTIASATLPTFELVIAARFLAGLPHGAYFGVAALVAASMMGPGKRGQGVALVLSGLTVATVIGVPVITAVGQAAGWRAAYLLVAALFAATFVAVRILVPWQPGDANSTVRRELAAFGSLQVWVAVAVGAIGFGGFFAVYSYIAPMVTDAAGMPSATVPWVLAGMGTGLTIGNIIGGRLADAGTSRAMFIGFGGLIGAMVIVGLAGQYPVGLVAGTFLVGFMAAILSPVIQTRLMDVAGDSQTLAAALNHSALNVGNALGAFLGGLVVAAGWGYLTPAWVGLLLALGGTVLAVVSVALERQVSRGARGASAG, encoded by the coding sequence CTGAGCCGCACCCGGGTGTATGCCGCGCTGCTCGCGCTGGCTCTCGGCGGCTTCGGCATCGGCTCGACCGAGTTCGTGGCGATGGGACTGCTGCCCGACATCGCGCGCGATCTGCTGCCCGGTCTCTATGCGAGCAACGCAGAGGAGGCGATCGGCCAGTCGGGCTGGGTCATCACCGCGTACGCCCTCGGCGTCGTCGTCGGCGCACCGATCATCGCCGCACTCGGCGGCCGCATGCCGCGCCGCCGGCTGCTGCTCTGGCTCGCCGCCGGGTTCACCGTCGGCACGATCGCCTCGGCCACCCTGCCGACCTTCGAGCTCGTCATCGCCGCGCGATTCCTTGCCGGCCTGCCGCACGGGGCCTACTTCGGCGTCGCCGCGCTGGTCGCCGCGAGCATGATGGGGCCCGGAAAACGCGGGCAGGGCGTCGCCCTCGTGCTGAGCGGCCTCACGGTCGCGACTGTCATCGGCGTGCCGGTCATCACCGCGGTCGGTCAGGCCGCCGGGTGGCGCGCCGCCTACCTCCTGGTCGCGGCACTGTTCGCGGCGACGTTCGTCGCGGTGCGCATCCTCGTGCCCTGGCAACCCGGCGACGCGAACTCGACCGTCCGTCGCGAGCTCGCGGCCTTCGGCAGTCTGCAGGTCTGGGTGGCGGTCGCCGTCGGCGCGATCGGCTTCGGCGGATTCTTCGCCGTCTACAGCTACATCGCGCCCATGGTGACCGATGCGGCCGGGATGCCCTCCGCGACGGTGCCGTGGGTGCTGGCCGGCATGGGCACGGGCCTGACGATCGGCAACATCATCGGTGGCCGCCTCGCCGACGCAGGCACCTCGCGCGCCATGTTCATCGGCTTCGGCGGCCTGATCGGCGCGATGGTGATCGTCGGTCTCGCCGGTCAGTACCCGGTGGGCCTCGTCGCCGGAACCTTCCTCGTCGGGTTCATGGCGGCGATCCTGTCGCCGGTGATCCAGACGAGGCTTATGGATGTCGCGGGCGACTCGCAGACGCTCGCGGCCGCGCTCAACCACTCGGCGCTGAACGTCGGCAACGCGCTCGGCGCCTTCCTCGGCGGGCTCGTGGTCGCGGCCGGCTGGGGATACCTGACGCCCGCGTGGGTGGGGCTGCTGCTCGCGCTCGGCGGCACCGTGCTCGCGGTGGTGAGCGTCGCGCTCGAGCGCCAGGTCTCTCGGGGTGCTCGAGGGGCGAGTGCGGGGTGA
- a CDS encoding response regulator, protein MAQPLIRLALVDDHRMLLGALTEWIRQAADDIDMVAAVASWPDLLSHPAFPVDVVLLDLDLKDNIPVSLKIQTLTSMNVRVVLMSTYSEPNVVREALNAGALGYLVKSEDAGMIVEAIRAARIGESFISAELDLALNAADIGGSPRLSAQERRVMALYGAGEPVKTVAYQLGISEETAKSYLKRIREKYRIAGIDVGTKVALRKQAIADGILVDAPSGGGGI, encoded by the coding sequence ATGGCGCAGCCGCTGATCCGCCTGGCCCTGGTCGATGACCACCGCATGCTCCTGGGCGCCCTCACCGAGTGGATCCGCCAGGCCGCGGACGACATCGACATGGTCGCCGCCGTCGCGTCGTGGCCCGACCTGCTGTCGCACCCGGCCTTCCCCGTCGATGTCGTTCTGCTCGACCTCGACCTCAAGGACAACATCCCGGTCTCGCTCAAGATCCAGACACTCACGTCGATGAACGTGCGGGTCGTGCTCATGAGCACCTACAGCGAGCCCAACGTGGTGCGCGAGGCCCTCAACGCCGGAGCCCTGGGCTACCTGGTGAAGAGCGAGGACGCGGGCATGATCGTCGAGGCGATCCGCGCCGCGCGGATCGGCGAGTCGTTCATCTCGGCCGAGCTCGATCTGGCTCTGAACGCCGCTGACATCGGCGGCTCGCCGCGCCTGAGCGCGCAGGAGCGCCGCGTGATGGCGCTCTACGGTGCGGGCGAGCCGGTGAAGACGGTCGCCTACCAGCTCGGCATCTCGGAGGAGACGGCGAAGAGCTACCTGAAGCGCATCCGCGAGAAGTACCGCATCGCGGGCATCGACGTGGGCACGAAGGTCGCGCTGCGCAAGCAGGCGATCGCCGACGGCATCCTGGTGGATGCTCCCTCCGGGGGCGGCGGAATCTAA